A segment of the Salvelinus namaycush isolate Seneca chromosome 3, SaNama_1.0, whole genome shotgun sequence genome:
GTAAAACACTCTCCTAACTCCACACATTTGCACAGATTTTTCATGCTTGTCAGATTTATTTAATGAAATGGCTGACACTTTTATTGAACTTGAATGATATGGTAATATACCCCTTGGCAATTACACGATATCGGAATTACCCTGTGACTCCAATTTTTCACTTtgaaatgtatgtcaaacaaaaaacattgatttcaaagtttaacaaaccgtacaactctatgcacaatgacaCTTTGAACAATGTACACAgtaaattaattaaaaaataaCATTTACTGGAAGATTTACGgtaaatctccctcagttttctGTTACAAAACTTGTATCTGCACCGTTCTTCTTGTAAATGTATTTTTGAAAActtttcagtggaaattgttaaaagtagtggttgtgcatagagttgtacgtttttttaaaaactttgaaatcaatgttttttgtttggtatATTGAGTCTCAGCGTAATTCATTACCATGGAATTGTCCCCCTCGAAACATAAAGAAATGGTTGCCTTAGTGACAGAGAGACTACAATACATTGTTTATTTAGCCTTTTACTTTTTAAGATCTTATCAGCATGCTGATTTAATATTGAATGAATCCTTTGAAAACCCAAGTTGTTGCTCATTGCCTTTGTAGTGAAGACACTACCgtatacacacacattattcaAGAGATTAAGCAGTTTATCCAAGTTTTTTTTCAAAGCCACCTCTCTTTAGATCTCTATACTGAGGTCAGTGGTGATGGGCTACACGGCTCTGTTTGCGTCTGCTAGCCTAGTCAGGCTAACACTGATAAAGGTAATGAATAAATAATTGTTCAAAGGTTGAGCAACAAGAGCACAGGGAACAAGAGGTCTGTTGTGTTCATAACTCCAAACCGAGCTGGATTCTTAGGCTCTCTGAGGAATGTCGCTGGGACAGATCTGCCTGGCTGCCATACTTGGAGAATCTCTGTCCCATAAATTCGTCATGTCTGCAGGGGTTCACTGATTTAACCTGTCAGAGAGACGGGTTAATGCATAGGAAAGCTCATGCGTCTCAGTTTGCTGTCTCCTTATATTCCCTCGTGTAATTTGGGTCGACGGTAAAAGGTTTTTCAAGTGCTGCTATTTTAACAAGCCTTTGAATACCTGTGTAAGTAAGATAAAATAACAGCATTTTACGAATTTGTTGTGGATCGAGGGATGTAGATGGATGGGCAGATTTATGAAGACAGCTACATTTAAATTCACTGTTATCTGTATGAGTTATGTAGTTCAGTCTAAACAGACAGGTATACGAGGGCTTTATGCCCACTTGATGTGATGAAGTCTAAGTAAGTTAATAACAGACAAGCATGTCCTCTGTAGGGAGCGAGCAGAGCTGCTGGAGGAGGCTAAGAAGATGGAGGCGGCTAAGTTCCGCTACATCCTGCCAGTGTATGGGATCTGTGGCGACCCCCAGGGCCTGGTGATGGAGTACATGGAGACAGGCTCCCTGGAGACCCTGCTGGCTGCTGAGCCTCTGCCCTGGGAGCTGCGCTTCAGGATCATCCACGAGACGGCGGTGGGAATGAACTTCCTGCACTGCATGAGCCCACCCCTCCTGCACCTGGACCTAAAACCTGCCAACATCCTACTGGACGCACACTACCATGTCAAGGTGAGACACAACCGTTACTTGGTGTGTTCATTGGAGTTCGTACAGGGCACTGTGTGGGCAGTGCTTGTACATTTGAGACATAAATATGTAAAATCAATACACCGTCCAATAGAAAAGTCAGATTTGACCTTATAGTGTGCATTTAGCAAACTTTCACCCAAATTATCTTTAAAACAACAGCCCAAACTCAAGAGCTTTCATGTGGTATGTCCTTTAATAGGATTTGCTCAGGTGTGAATTTCAGCTgagatgtatagagggaggaaatatttttttcactttcatttTGCCCTGCTGCACACACATGCTACGGGCAGAAAGGTGTCTCCCTCCCAGCCCACCTGCTCTCCTACCTCCCACTGGATGACTAATGGAGGTGGAGGAGAAATGGGTGGGAACCTCATCTGTTTTAATACCTTGATGTAAACAAGGAGCCTGGGCCTGTCTTAACAGGCTGAGTACAGTACTCTGCCAACACTGACTGAGTGTGTGTTCAGCTGCTCGCCCACACATGTAACTCACAGTCAAACAGGGCCTCAACTCCTGACACGAGAGGTAAGGAGAGCACCCACAGGCTAGGACAGGACGTGGCTGGGAAGCACCCTCAGACTGGGACAGGACGTGGCTGCCTCTGCCCTCATCAGGGCTCTGGATGCATAGAATACAATAAGGGCTCAGCCATCAGCTTGAGGGTAAAGTTAGTCATAGGTAGCCATAGCCATGACAACAAATGGGAAAGGGAGAGATCAAGTAGGTTCTTGTCTTAATAAGATATATTCTGTATCTCCAATCTCCCCTTCAGATATCAGATTTTGGTCTGGCCCGGTGGAACGGCCTATCCAGAGTTGATGAAATCAGCCGTGATGGGTTCTGTGGCACTATCGCCTATCTGCCGCCGGAGAGCATCATCGAGAAGAACAGGGTGTCAGACACTAAGCATGACGTCTACAGGTGAGCCTCTTCACCTTCACTTCTCTCTGTCCTTGTCTGCCAGAGGAGTGGAACGTTGTCTGTTTAATGCTTAGTCATGGTGTTTGTTTTTTCAATTCTCCCTTCCATTGTTTGTTTTCACAACATTGGTTTTAATCACTATGAAATGAAATGAATGTATATTAATCAGTTATAAATTATGCTTGGACAACACATAGTGAGTTCACTCATTGATCACCTTTATTAGTATTCCTTGATACTGACCTGTTGTTCCCTTCCTGTTACAGCTTTTCGATAGTCATCTGGGGAATTCTCACACAGAAGAAACCTTACCAAGGTGAGACATGTTGAGGAAATGTATGGATGGGTTGAGGATTGGTGTGAGACATGTTGTAGTCCTTTAGGGTTTTTCTTATAAGATTCACTCCTAGTCTTTCTTAAACTCAAAAGGCCTGGTTCCTGGACCGTGATTAAGCACATAGACTCCTTGTGACATGACCACCCATGTTAGTTTGTCCTGCGTCTCACTAAGTGAAGGTAACAGACGTTTAGTCACAGTGCACATATTGACGGTGCCGTTGAGTGTTTACCTGGTGAATTCCAGGGAGGCAGGCTGACAGGTGTTTTTTCCCCAGGCATATCCTTTGAATTGAAAGCTCTTGATCAGGGCATTGACATCCTTGGCACCGGCACCTGTGTCCGCCATTAAGGAAGCCCTAGAAAAGCACTATCCACCTCCCATGTTCCTCGTCCTTCTATTGAATGATATTAAAGCTACAAAAGAAGCCAGGGTGATCTGAGCTTAACTCCACTGCCTCTGTTTGCTTTGAATCATGGACTGGCTTGCTGGCTGGTCCCAGTGCCTAATAACAAAGATACCATGACCAAGAAAGCCTGAGAGGTTTTTCCAGGCTTGGTgtgggagagaaagaaaagggggatacctagtcagttgtacaactgaatgccttcaactgaaatgtgtcttccggcatttaactcaacccctctaACAAAACATCTATATGCCTTCTTTATCTGAGCATACAGAAAGATTATAATAATGAGGGGTACATACTTGAATTGGTCCTACCCAGACATTTGTTTATGTTGCTTTTCCATACTTTCACCAGCACACGATCAAGGCATAATTCATTGATATGATCCAGGCTCTAATTTGTCTTTTGTATAATGGGGCCTGGTACACCTTTTGGACTGAGTTATCATATGAACAGTAGAGAAATTAATGAAGTGTATCAATATGTCTTATATATTGTGTTGATTGTATCTTTATGTCCTCTATTTCCTCCAGGGGAGAACAACATCCTGCAGATCATGGTGAAGGTGGTGAGAGGGGTGCGTCCCGATCTCAATGTTGTGCCCCGGAGTCGACCCCAAGCCTGCACGGGGTTCCTGAGCCTCATGCAGCGCTGCTGGGCCCCCTTACCTGATGCCAGACCCAGCTTCCAGGGTGAGTAGAGACCCAATGGGGCCTATGCCTGTAAGGGATGGGTGTTTATGTTTATCTTGAGGCTTGAAAGCAGGAAGAACACAATTCAAGTGTAGTAATACATACACAAAGTCatgatgtactgtacatatagttTTCTGAAAAGGTGAAATTTAAACCATGGGATGCTATTCTGTACATCAAACCTGACCTTTGTTGTCTTCTGTCTGCAGAAATCACATCAGAAGCCGAGGAGCTGTGTTCTAAACCCCAAGAGGAGTCCAAGAACCAAACTCCTATGCCTGAGAATAACCACTGCAATGGACTAACCACTGACCAGGTAGAACCACACATACCATTCACTTATATTCCCCTGCTTTTAAATGACTGTTGTGGCTCAAAATGGcttatttttaatggaatatctacataggcatacagaggcccattatcagcaaccatcactcctgtgttccaatggcacgttgtgttagctaatccaagtttatcattttaaaaggctaattgatcattagaaaacccttttgcaattatgttagcacagctgaaaactgttgtgctgattaaacaagcaataaaactggccttctttagactagttgagtatctggagcatcagcatttgtgggttcgattacaggctcaaaatggccagaaacaaatacctttcttctgaaactagtcaggtaattcttgttctgagaaatgaaggctattccatgtgagaaattgccaagaaactgaagatctcatacaacgctgtgtactactcccttcacagaacagcataAACTGGCTTtaaacagaatagaaagaggagtgggaggcccccggtgcacaactgagcaagagaaaaGTACATTagcgtctagtttgagaaacagacccttcacaagtcctcaactggcagcttaacgatgtctacagtgtatttctgatcaatttgatgttattttaatgggcaaaacAACAAGGAAATttcttagtgaccccaaacttttggacGGTAGTATACATAGCTACATAACTAGATGTTTTAACAACATGTCAACATAAAGGTTGTCAAAGAGCCAAGGAGTCAAGGGGTTTGTTATTGTATTTCTAACATAGCTGTGTCTCCAACAGAATAAAGAGCAGAAGCCAGTCAGGCCCAAGTCTGCCATGTTGCCAGAGAAAGACTACAGCCTATCAGAGCTGCTGAGCCAGGTAGACTCTGGGATATCTCGGAGCTTTGACCATGTGAAGGAGGACTGCTGTCCCAGCAAAGACAACACCAGCAAGAGACTGTCAGGAATCTCCTCTGTAGACTCTGCCTTCTCCTCTCAAGACTCCATTACCCTCTCCTTTGAGAAAGAGAATACCTGTGGTAAGAATGGCTGTGCCTTGGCATTGTCTATGGTTTCCTTTAACAGATGACAGGAATTCTCGTTTCTCATGGTGTTATATCGTACATATAAGTAGTACAGTTCTGAATGACTTCTGGAGCATGCAAAGTGTCTCTTTAACTTTAGGATAATTTGTTTGTGGTTTTGTCCCTGACTCTATACTGTGTCTTCTATCTCCTTGTTGTTTAGACTCTGGGGAGGTGCAGAGGAGGAAGCTGTGTGATGCCATCCGTACCAAAGACATGTCCAAGCTGATGAAGATCTTGCAGCCTCAGGACGTGGACCTCCTATTGGAGGGCGGCTACAGCCTGCTCCACCACGCCGTCACGCAGGCCAACGAGGAGGCCGTCAAGTTCCTGCTCCTCAACCATGCCAACACCAACCTGGCCAATGCCCACGGCTCCACCCCCCTCCACCTGGCCACCGAGAAGCACCTGAAGGGCCTGGCCGAGCTGCTGCTGGGCCGCCGGAGCACCAACGCCAACGCCCGGGACGAGGACCAATACACAGCCCTGCACTGTGCTGCTCAGAACGGGGACGAGGCCATCACCCGCCTACTGCTGGACCGCGGCGCCTCCATCAATGAGACGGACGCCCAGGGACGTACACCCGCACACATCGCCTGCCAGCATGGCCAAGAGAACGTAGTCAGGGTGCTGCTAAGCCGCGGGGCAGACGTCCACGTGAAGGGCAGAGATGACTGGACGGGTCTTCACTTGGCTGCCTGGCAGGGCCACCTGGGCATCGTCAAATTGCTGGTGAAGCAGGCCGGGGCGGACGTAGATGGGCAGACCACTGATGGGCGCACCCCGCTGCACATGGCCTCCCATAGGGGGCAGTACAGGGTGGCAAGGATCCTGATAGAGCTGGGGGCAGACGTCCACGTGACCTCCACGGGCCTCCACACCCCCCTGCATGTGGCGGCTGAGACAGGCCACACCAGCACCTCTCGCCTCTTAGTCAAGCATGATGCAGATATCCAGGCCCGGACCACCCAGGGCCTTACCGCCCTTCACCTCGCTGCTCAGCACGGCCACTTGCCCACAGTGAAGATGCTGATCGAGGAAGGGGCAGACCCCTACTGCACCAACCAAAACCTGCGTACCCCCTGCCACCTGGCGGCAGAAGGGGGACACTGTGAGGTCTTCAAAGAGCTTCTGGTCCACTGCCCTGAGGGTGCCAGTCTGTCAGACGAGCAGGGCCTCACCCCTCTTCACCTGGCTGTGAGGGGAGGCTACACAGATATCACCAGCATGCTGCTGGCCCAGGGGGTGGAGGTATCACAAGAAGTACCACAGGACTCCATACCCCTACCAGAGGAAGTACCACAGGACTCTATCCCCCATGACACACTGCAGCCAGCAGCAGAGGACGACCCAAAGCTTCTGGATCGTCAGCAAAGCTCGTTGGCCAAGTGTCTCCAGAGAAAGGTTGTAATCTTGAAACTGACGGAGCGTGAAGGAAATGACTGTCCAGAGGAGGGAGTCACGCTGTGACTGGATTGTACAGAACTGTCCTGGAATTGAAAACAGTCAGGGATCTCTTCTATTCCCTTCCCCTTGGATGTGATGGGAGAGGTGTCTCGAGCTAAAGAGACCAGCAGTTGTATTAGATATCTTTTGTACATAGTATTTTGATTGTGTCTTATTTTTATGGCAGTCTTTGATTGATCATTCATTGCCAGATGTTATGATTCTTTGGTTATTTGGGCCTCTCAAAGCCCCTGTTACCACCCTTCATTACTTTGGTATCTTGTCAGAGAAGGAAAGCTTAAATGTaaatatgtatactgtatatagaaccATGAGCTCATATAAATCACTTTTTTCCTTTATGTTAAATATAGACCCATGTCATGTTTTTCCCTTAATAGTGTAGCTTTTCTACTTTGCATATGCACATTCATGGCCCCCGGTAAAAAATAATGTTGACATTATCTGTGGAATGCCATTTGTATTTTCCTTTCCTATCTACTTACTGTAGCTGGTATGTTTAA
Coding sequences within it:
- the LOC120045193 gene encoding receptor-interacting serine/threonine-protein kinase 4-like isoform X1; this encodes MDVADPSHGNMGLLRTFDSSEFGSWEKIGSGGFGQVYKVRHVQWKTWLAIKCPPCLHVDDKERAELLEEAKKMEAAKFRYILPVYGICGDPQGLVMEYMETGSLETLLAAEPLPWELRFRIIHETAVGMNFLHCMSPPLLHLDLKPANILLDAHYHVKISDFGLARWNGLSRVDEISRDGFCGTIAYLPPESIIEKNRVSDTKHDVYSFSIVIWGILTQKKPYQGENNILQIMVKVVRGVRPDLNVVPRSRPQACTGFLSLMQRCWAPLPDARPSFQEITSEAEELCSKPQEESKNQTPMPENNHCNGLTTDQNKEQKPVRPKSAMLPEKDYSLSELLSQVDSGISRSFDHVKEDCCPSKDNTSKRLSGISSVDSAFSSQDSITLSFEKENTCDSGEVQRRKLCDAIRTKDMSKLMKILQPQDVDLLLEGGYSLLHHAVTQANEEAVKFLLLNHANTNLANAHGSTPLHLATEKHLKGLAELLLGRRSTNANARDEDQYTALHCAAQNGDEAITRLLLDRGASINETDAQGRTPAHIACQHGQENVVRVLLSRGADVHVKGRDDWTGLHLAAWQGHLGIVKLLVKQAGADVDGQTTDGRTPLHMASHRGQYRVARILIELGADVHVTSTGLHTPLHVAAETGHTSTSRLLVKHDADIQARTTQGLTALHLAAQHGHLPTVKMLIEEGADPYCTNQNLRTPCHLAAEGGHCEVFKELLVHCPEGASLSDEQGLTPLHLAVRGGYTDITSMLLAQGVEVSQEVPQDSIPLPEEVPQDSIPHDTLQPAAEDDPKLLDRQQSSLAKCLQRKVVILKLTEREGNDCPEEGVTL
- the LOC120045193 gene encoding receptor-interacting serine/threonine-protein kinase 4-like isoform X2, which encodes MEAAKFRYILPVYGICGDPQGLVMEYMETGSLETLLAAEPLPWELRFRIIHETAVGMNFLHCMSPPLLHLDLKPANILLDAHYHVKISDFGLARWNGLSRVDEISRDGFCGTIAYLPPESIIEKNRVSDTKHDVYSFSIVIWGILTQKKPYQGENNILQIMVKVVRGVRPDLNVVPRSRPQACTGFLSLMQRCWAPLPDARPSFQEITSEAEELCSKPQEESKNQTPMPENNHCNGLTTDQNKEQKPVRPKSAMLPEKDYSLSELLSQVDSGISRSFDHVKEDCCPSKDNTSKRLSGISSVDSAFSSQDSITLSFEKENTCDSGEVQRRKLCDAIRTKDMSKLMKILQPQDVDLLLEGGYSLLHHAVTQANEEAVKFLLLNHANTNLANAHGSTPLHLATEKHLKGLAELLLGRRSTNANARDEDQYTALHCAAQNGDEAITRLLLDRGASINETDAQGRTPAHIACQHGQENVVRVLLSRGADVHVKGRDDWTGLHLAAWQGHLGIVKLLVKQAGADVDGQTTDGRTPLHMASHRGQYRVARILIELGADVHVTSTGLHTPLHVAAETGHTSTSRLLVKHDADIQARTTQGLTALHLAAQHGHLPTVKMLIEEGADPYCTNQNLRTPCHLAAEGGHCEVFKELLVHCPEGASLSDEQGLTPLHLAVRGGYTDITSMLLAQGVEVSQEVPQDSIPLPEEVPQDSIPHDTLQPAAEDDPKLLDRQQSSLAKCLQRKVVILKLTEREGNDCPEEGVTL